One Tripterygium wilfordii isolate XIE 37 chromosome 10, ASM1340144v1, whole genome shotgun sequence DNA segment encodes these proteins:
- the LOC120007983 gene encoding uncharacterized protein LOC120007983, with the protein MDGEGKRIQDEFSYRILLAERVHSAVLEARLFKSDCAEVGKLVERLSQMLRTLLRCATSVPSLYEAPIRRVLGQVSTILERALPLVRKCKRRNIFRRLLSISNAGDFRRLINLLDSSIGDMRWLLRIFDYEGSRGGILSLPPIASDDPILAWVWSFIATIYMAELPEIIEAVNEIAALVQDNDRNKKIFVEEGGVTPLLKMIKDRTTTEAQIAAMRALYMLCNNEERVRVVVNESGIEIVVQILVLLVSPIRAQIQAAKLVARMAEHDPIAREEFGRENAIRPLMNYLALDMFGTGRIDYSNRPGNSGKEKENASPELKMELKFACSEAVRMLARGSVSNGRMISESYGLSYLAKLVEKEHGELQVNCLMTIMEIAVVAEFDTDLRRAAFKTSSPDAKAVVDQLLRLIESSDNPALQIPAIKAIGSLARTFPAKEIRIISPLVAQLENGNQDVAAEATISLQKFASPDNFLHAEHSKTIVGFGAIPTLIRLLRNNPRIRFHGSVLLCYLALHVCDHKALEKARVLTALQGAEHTLVAQHPELRELLSQAIYQLTLYHTWNNSYRQSYVGLDG; encoded by the coding sequence ATGGATGGGGAGGGGAAGCGAATCCAGGATGAATTCTCCTATCGGATTTTACTCGCCGAGCGAGTTCACTCAGCAGTCCTCGAAGCGCGGTTGTTTAAGTCCGATTGTGCCGAGGTGGGGAAATTGGTTGAACGCCTCTCTCAAATGCTCCGTACCCTACTCCGCTGCGCCACCTCCGTCCCTTCCTTGTACGAAGCACCGATTCGCCGTGTGCTCGGCCAGGTCTCTACGATTCTCGAGCGTGCGTTGCCCTTAGTTCGTAAGTGCAAGCGACGAAACATCTTTCGCAGGCTACTCTCCATCAGTAACGCCGGTGATTTTCGCAGATTAATCAATCTACTTGACTCCTCAATTGGAGACATGAGATGGCTTCTCAGAATTTTCGATTACGAAGGCTCCCGTGGGGgaattctctctctccctccaatAGCGAGCGACGATCCAATTCTGGCTTGGGTATGGTCCTTCATCGCTACCATTTATATGGCTGAATTACCTGAAATTATTGAGGCTGTGAACGAAATTGCGGCCCTAGTTCAAGATAATGACAGGAACAAGAAAATCTTTGTGGAAGAAGGCGGCGTGACTCCATTGTTGAAGATGATAAAAGATCGGACCACCACGGAAGCACAAATTGCGGCAATGAGGGCACTGTACATGTTATGCAACAATGAAGAGAGGGTGAGAGTGGTAGTCAATGAATCAGGCATTGAAATTGTAGTCCAGATTCTTGTTCTTCTAGTTTCGCCAATTAGGGCTCAAATTCAGGCAGCCAAATTGGTAGCGAGGATGGCAGAGCACGATCCAATTGCACGAGAGGAATTTGGAAGAGAGAATGCCATTAGACCACTCATGAACTACTTGGCTTTAGACATGTTTGGTACGGGGAGGATAGATTACAGCAATAGACCAGGAAACAGTGGAAAAGAGAAGGAGAATGCGAGTCCTGAATTGAAGATGGAATTGAAATTTGCTTGTTCTGAGGCAGTAAGGATGCTTGCGAGGGGTAGCGTATCGAATGGTAGGATGATATCGGAGTCTTATGGGCTGTCTTATTTGGCGAAATTGGTTGAGAAGGAGCATGGAGAATTGCAGGTTAATTGTTTGATGACGATAATGGAGATAGCGGTGGTAGCTGAGTTCGATACTGATCTTAGACGAGCAGCTTTCAAGACTAGTTCACCGGATGCAAAGGCAGTTGTCGATCAGCTCTTGAGATTGATTGAGTCATCGGATAATCCAGCATTGCAAATTCCTGCCATTAAGGCAATTGGTTCATTGGCTAGAACTTTCCCAGCTAAAGAGATTAGAATAATTAGTCCCTTGGTAGCACAGCTAGAGAATGGAAACCAAGATGTGGCAGCTGAAGCTACCATTTCTCTGCAAAAGTTCGCTAGTCCAGATAATTTCCTTCACGCGGAGCATTCGAAGACGATAGTTGGGTTTGGTGCCATCCCAACTTTGATAAGATTGCTGAGGAACAACCCAAGGATACGGTTCCATGGATCGGTTCTCCTATGCTACCTTGCATTGCACGTTTGCGACCATAAAGCCTTAGAAAAAGCTAGGGTCTTGACTGCCTTGCAGGGGGCAGAGCATACCCTTGTTGCACAACATCCTGAATTGAGAGAATTGTTGAGCCAGGCAATATATCAGCTAACCCTTTATCATACCTGGAATAATTCTTATAGACAATCGTATGTGGGCTTGGATGGTTAA